The following nucleotide sequence is from Acidovorax radicis.
GGTCGCAGCGGGCGAAGCGGGCGGCATTACGCAGCACATTGGTGCCTACCACGTGGAAACTCCACGCGGCATGGTGTCGTTCCTTGATACCCCCGGTCACGAGGCCTTCACGGCCATGCGTGCCCGTGGTGCCCAGGCCACCGACATCGTAATTCTGGTGGTGGCGGCGGACGATGGTGTCATGCCCCAGACCCGTGAGGCTATCAAGCACGCCAAGGCTGCTGGCGTTCCCATCGTGGTTGCCATCACCAAGGCCGACAAGCCCGATGCCAATCTTGAACGCGTCAAGCAGGAGCTGGTGGTCGAGCAGGTGGTGCCTGAAGAATACGGTGGTGACTCGCCTTTTATTGCCGTGTCTTCCAAGACCGGCATGGGCATCGACGACCTGTTGGAACAGGTGCTGCTGCAGGCTGAAGTGATGGAACTCAAGGCGCCGGTGGATGCACTGGCCAAGGGCCTTGTCATCGAAGCGCAGCTCGACAAGGGCCGTGGTCCTGTGGCCACCGTGCTGGTGCAATCGGGCACGCTGAAGGTGGGCGACGTGGTGTTGGCTGGCCAGACCTATGGCCGCGTGCGCGCCATGCTGGACGAAAACGGAAAAACGGCCAAAACGGCAGGACCTTCGATTCCGGTCGAAATCCAGGGCCTGACCGAAGTGCCACAGGCAGGCGACGAGTTCATGGTGCTCACCGACGAACGTCGTGCCCGTGAAGTAGCTACCTACCGCGCTGGCAAGTTCCGTAATACCAAGCTGGCACGCCAACAGGCCGCCAAGCTCGAAAACATGTTTGCCGACATGACGGCGGGCGAGATCAAGCATCTGCCCATCATCGTCAAGGCCGACGTGCAGGGTTCGCAGGAAGCGCTGTCGCAATCGCTGCTCAAGCTCTCGACCGACGAGGTCAAGGTGCAGCTGGTATATACCGGCGTGGGCGGTATCAGCGAGTCGGATATCAACCTGGCGATTGCCTCCAAGGCCATCGTTATTGGCTTTAACGTGCGTGCCGATGCCGGTGCGCGCAAGCTGGCCGAAGGCAATGGCGTGGACCTGCACTACTACAGCATCATCTATGACGCTGTGGATGAGTTGCGCGTGGCGATGTCCGGCATGCTGGCTCCTGAGCAGCGCGAGGAAGTCATCGGCACGGCCGAGATCCGCACGGTGTTCGTGGCGACCAAGATAGGCACGATTGCCGGCTCGTACATCACGTCGGGCATGGTCCATCGCAATGCACGCTTCCGTTTGCTGCGCGACAACGTCGTTGTCTACACGGGCGAAGTCGATTCGATCAAGCGCCTCAAGGACGATGTCCGGGAAGTCAAGGAAGGCTTCGAGTGCGGTATCAAGCTCAAGAACTACAACGACATCAAGGAAGGCGATCAACTCGAGTTCTTTGATATCAAGGAAATCGCGCGGACGCTGTAAGGCTTCGACGAAGACGACATGGCTGCAAAGAAGTCCTCCACACCCAACCGCGCCTTCAAAGTGGCCGACCAGATCCAGCGCGATCTGACGGAGTTGATCGCGCGCGAGTTGAAAGACCCGCGCGTGGGCATGGTGACGCTGCAGGGCGTGGAGGTCACCCCTGACTATGCCCATGCGAAGGTGTTCTTCAGCCTGCTGACAGGCGACCCTGTGGAAACGCAGGCGGCGCTCAATCAGGCTGCGGGGTTCCTGCGCAATGGGTTGTTCAAGCGTTTGCACATCCACACGGTGCCCACGCTGCACTTCTTGTTCGACCGTACCTCCGAGCGTGCGGCAGATATGAACGCCTTGATCGCCAAGGCTGTTTCCTCGCGCGCTCAAGAAGACTAACCATGAACGCGCCACGCACCAGGGTGCAGCGGCGCCCTGTGCATGGGGTGTTGCTGCTCGATAAACCGCTCGGACTCTCGAGCAATGACGCCTTGCAGAAGGCGAAATGGCTGCTGCGCGCCGAAAAGGCGGGCCATACGGGTACGCTCGATCCACTGGCCACCGGGGTGTTGCCGCTGTGTTTTGGCGCGGCCACCAAGTTCAGCCAGTTGCAGCTGGATGCGCCCAAAACCTACGAAGCGGTGGCTTTGCTCGGCACCACCACCACGACCGGCGATGCCGAAGGTGACGTGGTCGAGCGCTGCGAAATCGCCCCCGATCAGCTGACCGTTGAACGCCTTGCCGCAGTGCAGCAGCAGTTCACGGGCCCGTTGAGCCAGGTGCCACCCATGCACAGTGCGCTCAAGAAAGACGGCAAGGCACTGTATGAGTACGCCCGCGCCGGCGTGACCGTGGAGCGCGAGGCGCGCAACGTGGTCATTCATGCATTAAAACTGGCGTTGGCCCATACAGATCAAGCGCAACCTGCTATCAAAATAATAGTGACCTGCAGCAAGGGCACTTACATCCGTACACTGGGTGAAGACATCGGTGCGGCGCTCGGATGTGGCGCCCACCTGACGTTTTTGCGCCGCATCGATACCGGCGGTATTGGTGTGGAGCGCTGCATCACGCTCGCTCAGCTCGAAGCCCTGCCCGAAGCAGAGCGCCTGGCCTGCCTGGAGGCGCCTGAATCGCTGCTGGTGCATCACGTGCGTGTCACGCTGGACAGCGACAATGCGGCGCGGTTCCTGTCGGGCGTGCGGCGGCGCGGGGACTGGCCGGATGCCAGCGCTGTCGCGGTCTTTGGAGAAACACCCCCAGCGTTGCTTGGGGTCGGTCACATCGTTGGCGGGGAGCTGGTGCCGGACAGGCTCCTGAGTCCGCTGGAAATTCAACAAATCTTGGAAGGCACGCCGCACCTGAAAGCCAGCGGTACATTGGAAAAACTATGACTAAACAAATCCGCAATATCGCCATCATTGCCCACGTTGACCACGGCAAGACCACCATGGTCGACCAACTGCTGCGCCAGTCCGGCACCTTCGCCGACCACGAAAAAGTGGTTGACACGGTGATGGACAACAACGCGATTGAAAAAGAGCGTGGCATCACGATTCTGGCCAAGAACTGTGCCGTGAGCTGGGAAGGCACCCACATCAACATCGTGGACACCCCCGGTCACGCCGACTTCGGCGGAGAAGTGGAGCGCGCGCTGTCCATGGTGGACGGTGTGGTGCTGCTCATCGACGCGCAAGAAGGCCCCATGCCCCAGACGCGCTTTGTGACCAAGAAGGCGCTGGCCCTCGGTTTGAAGCCCATCGTGGTGGTGAACAAGGTGGACAAGCCAGGTGCCAACCCCGACAAGGTGGTCAACGCTGCCTTCGACCTGTTCGACAAACTGGGTGCTACCGACGAGCAGCTCGACTTCCCCGTGGTGTATGCCTCGGGCATCAATGGCTGGTCTTCTCTGGAAGAAGGCGCACCTGGCGAACAGTGGGGCCCTGACATGTCTGCATTGTTCAACACCGTGCTCAAGCATGTGCCCGCGCAGACGGGTGACCCAGCCGCCCCGCTGCAGCTGCAGATCTCCGCACTCGATTTCTCTACCTTCGTGGGCCGCATCGGCGTGGGCCGCATCAGCCAGGGCACCATCAAGCCCATGATGGATGTGCTGGTCATGGAAGGCCCGGATGGCAAAGCCGTGAAGGGCCGTGTCAACCAGGTGCTGACGTTCCAGGGGCTCGATCGTGTGCAGGCGACCGAAGCCGGCCCTGGCGAAATCGTGCTGATCAACGGTATTGCCGACGTCGGTATTGGCGTCACCATCACCGACCCGGTGAACCCCGCGCCGCTGCCCATGCTCAAGGTGGACGAACCCACCCTGACCATGAACTTCTGCGTGAACACCAGCCCGCTGGCCGGCCGTGAAGGCAAGTTTGTGACCAGCCGCCAGATCTGGGACCGCCTGCAAAAGGAGCTGCAACACAATGTGGCCCTGCGTGTGAAGGAAACCGACGAGGAAGGTATCTTCGAAGTGATGGGTCGTGGCGAATTGCACCTGACCATCTTGCTCGAAAATATGCGCCGTGAAGGCTATGAACTGGCCGTGTCCAAGCCCCGCGTGGTGTTCAAGGACATCAATGGCGAAAAGCACGAGCCTATCGAGCTGGTTACCGCCGACATCGAAGAAGCCCACCAGGGTGGCGTGATGCAGGCCCTGGGCGAGCGCAAGGGCGAGCTGGTGAACATGGAGCCGGACGGCCGTGGCCGCGTGCGCCTGGAGTACCGCATTCCTGCGCGTGGCCTGATCGGCTTCACGAACGAATTCCTGAATCTAACGCGTGGTTCGGGCTTGATCGCCAACATCTTCGACAGCTACGAGCCGCATAAGGGCGATATTGGCGGTCGCAAGAACGGTGTGCTGATCTCGATGGACGATGGTGAAATCTTCACCTACGCCCTGGGCAAGTTGGACGACCGTGGCCGCATGTTCGTGAAGGCGAACGACCCGGTGTACGAAGGCATGATTGTGGGCATCCACAGCCGTGACAACGACCTGGTGGTGAATGCCACGCGTACCAAGCAGCTGACCAACTTCCGCGTCTCCGGCAAGGAAGACGCGATCAAGATCACGCCGCCCATCGATGCCACGCTGGAATACGCGGTGGAGTTCATCGAGGACGACGAACTGGTCGAAATCACGCCCAAGTCGATCCGCATCCGCAAGCGCCACCTCAAGGAAAGCGACCGCAAGCGCGCAGGCCGCTCCTGAGCGGGCTTGCCGGAGAGCGTCGCCTTTGTGGCGGCTTGATCCGGTAGCCGTTGTGCGCGCAAGGGCCCTTTGGTTCTTGCTGCGCGACCCGAAGGGCCACTGCATTGCGGTGGCCTTTTTTCCATGTTGCTCCCCTTGTCTTGCAGATTCCCATGTTGAAGCTCACGCATTCCCGCGCGGTTGTTCTGATGGTGGCGGTCACCCTCATGTGGTCCATTGCGGGTGTGGTCACGCGCCATCTGGAGCACGCTCGCAGCTTTGAAGTGACTTTCTGGCGCAGCTTCTTCACGGTGCTCGCACTGCTGGTGATTCTGCCGACCTTGCAGGGACGGACCGTGTTTGTGTCCATGCGCCACAGCGGCCGCTCCCTGTGGATTTCGGGTGTGTGCTGGAGCGTGATGTTCACCGCCTTCATGGTGGCGATCATGCTGATGCCGGTGGCCAATGTGCTGGTCACCATGGCGGTGGGCCCGCTGCTCACCGCGCTGTTTGCGCGTGTCTTTATCGGCCACCATATTGCCCCGCGCACCTGGGCCGCCATCGCCGTGGCGGGCCTGGGCATTGCGTGGATGTATGGCTCGCAAATGGCGGGCCTGCCGGTGGCCGGGACGCTGGTGGCGCTGTGTGTTCCGGTGGCGGCTGCCATCAACTGGACCGTGGTGCAGCATTCGCAGCGGCACGGTCACTCGGTGGATCTGGTGCCTGCGGTGTTGGTGGGGGCGGTGCTTTCGGTCATTGCCACTCTGCCGCTGGCCCTGCCGTTTCAGGCATCCTTGCATGACCTTGTGTTGCTGGCGTTGCTGGGCGTGGTGCAATTGGCGATCCCGTGTGTGCTGGCGGTGCGCTGTGGGCGCGTGCTCAAGGCCCCCGAGATGGCTCTGCTGGGTTTGCTGGAAGTGATTTTCGGTATCTTGCTGGCATGGGTGGGGGCAGGTGAGAAGCCCGGCGCGGCCGTGCTCACCGGCGGCGTGTTGGTCATTGGTGCGCTGGTTTTTAATGAACTGTTAGGTTGGAAGGAACAAAAATGACGGAGACGACAGGGGTATCTGAGGTCCTGAGCGAAGTGCGTGGACAGGTTGGTTTCATCACGCTGAACCGCCCGCGCGCGCTCAATGCGTTGTCGCTGGGCATGGTGCGGGCCCTGATGGGCACGCTGCTCGCCTGGCAGAACGATGCCCATGTGCTGGCCGTGGCGATCCGCGGCAGCAACAAGGAAGGCCCATTTGGCGCCTTTTGCGCAGGGGGCGATATTCGCTTTCTGCACCAGGCGGGCAGCCAGGGCAACCCGTTGATCGAGGACTTCTTTACCGAGGAGTACGCGCTCAACCACCTGATTCATAACTACGGCAAGCCCTACATCGCGTTCATGGATGGCATCGTGATGGGTGGCGGGATGGGCATCAGCCAGGGCGCTGCGTTGCGTGTGGTGACCGAGCGCACAAAGATGGCGATGCCCGAGACGGCCATTGGTCTGTTCCCCGATGTGGGCGGAGGGTACTTTCTGAGCCGCTGCCCAGGCCGTGTGGGTGAATGGCTGGCGCTGACCGGTGACGCCATTGGTGCCGGTGATGCCATCGAGAACCAGTTGGCCGACGGCTGTCTGCCTGCCGACCAGCAAGCTGCCGTGTGGGAAGCGTTGGGCACGCAGGGCTTTGCCAGCGGTGGCGCCGCCAAAGACTTTGTTGCTTCTAAATTAATAGCTGCTAACGCTTTGCAGTCAAGCGTTAGAGGCCAAATTGATCAATATTTTTCGCTTCCTACCGTGGGTGAGATCGTCGCTGCGCTGGAGGCTGCCGACACCGACTGGGCACGCGCCACGGCCGCTACGCTGCGCAAGCGCTCGCCGCTGATGCTGCATGTGGTGCTGGAGCAAATCCGCCGCGCCCGTGGCATGGGCCTGGCCGACGACTTGCGCATGGAGCGCGACATGGTGCGCCACTGTTTCTTTTTGCGCCCCGGGCAGAGCGAGACAGTGGAGGGCATCCGTGCTCTGGCCGTGGACAAGGACCATGCGCCGCAATGGAACCCCGGCCGCATCGAGGATGTGACGCCCGAGATGGTGGCGCCGTTTTTTGTCAGCCCTTGGCCGACCCACGCACACCCCTTGGCGCAGCTCGCCTGACGGTCAGCGCTGTATCTGTGGGTACACCGCGGTGGCCAGCGCAAGCAATTGCGCGCGAGACAGCTGCCCACTGAGTGCGTAGCCGAAGCCTGCATCCACCCAATAAAACCCAGGCACCGGGCCTTCGCTGGTGAACTGAAACGCTGTTGCGGGGGCGGGCTGCGCTGATTGCAGAGGCGGGTTTGTTGTCGACGAGCCAGCAGCCGTTGCCGCAGGGGAGGCAGCGGCGCCCGCCAATGCCCCCATATACAGGGTGATGCGCTGGCCCGCGCCATTTTGGTACATGAACTGCGCCCGCGCGCCGGTGTCGCCCGGCAACAGGCGTCCACCCACCAGCTCGTAGCCCAACGGGGTGAGCACGGGCACTTTGAGGGGCCTGTCGAGCCGTTTGGACAGCCACTGGACCAGATGGTCCTGCTGCGCGGCACCAACCTCGACGGGGTGGCGTACTTCGGGCTGGTACACGGCATGGGCTACCGCTGCCTGCTCGGCAAAACGCTGGGCCGTTGCCGCCACCAGGACACTGGGGCCACCAGACGCCGGTTTGCCGGACCCCAGCTGGAGGGTGCCGCCCGACCATTGGCCGTGGCCCGCCCATCCCAATGCAAACGCCATGAATACCGAGGCAGCCATGCCTCCCCAGCGCCACCGCTGCATTTGCTGCGCCTTGCGATGGGCCGTGCGCAGCGCGCTGGCCCGCAGCATCTCTGGCACTGGGGCGTCGAGCATGTCGGTGTGCAGTGCCTGTAACTGCTGCCGTTGTTTCTGCCACTGATCGATGGATTCGAGCGCAGCGGAGTTTCCCTGTAACTGGGTGCGCAAGGTGGCGGCCTCGGCAGGGGTGAGGCGGCCGTCTGCCAGGGCGTGCCACGCGGCTTGATCGTCGGTATGTTCCAACGGCGGGGTGCGTGGGGATACGGAGGGTGCGAGACGGTGGGTCATTTGAGTCGGCGCAAAGAGGCGGTACGCGCTGGCTGTTCCATCGGGGCTGGCTCGGGGCCTGGGGTGGGCGCAGGGTTGGGCGCAGCAGCTGATGGTGTGGTGTGATCCATCAGCCCGCGCAGGCGCGCACGGGCCCGTGACAGGCGTGACATGACGGTGCCCAAAGGGATCGAGAGGACGCGTGCCGTGTCCTCATAGCTCATGTCCTCCATGGCCACCAGCAGCAATACGGCCCGTTGCTCTGCGGGCAAACGCTGCAGGCAACGCTGCAGGTCCAGCGCGTCGTCCGTGGGGTTGGGTGCTCCAGCGAAATGGTCTTTGATGTCGTCGATGTCCACCGATGCCAACATCGGTGCGCCACGGCGCTGGTTGAGGTACAGGTTGTGCATCAACGTGAACAACCAGGCCCGCAGATCTGTGCCTGTGCGCCACAGCAGCCATTTGCTGCAGGCGCGCTCCAGCGTGTCCTGCACCAGATCGTCGGCGGCCCAGGCGTCACCGGTCAGCACCCGCGCATATCTGCGCAAGCCAGGCAATTGCTCGATGACCTGGTTGCGGTTCATGTGGTGGGCAGGGGGGGCTGCAGCCGTGCCAGCGCTTAAGGACGCGCCGCGTGCCAGACCTGGTTCACACCGTCGCCGGTCTTGTCGCCGGGTTTTGCGTCCTTGGCCCAAAAATACAGAGGCTTGCCCTTGTACGCCAGTTGGGTTTTTCCGTCGTCACGGGTCACGATGCTGTAGTTGCTGTCGGGTGCCTTGCTGGCCATGAGCGGCGGCCAGTTGGTGGCGCAAGGGCCGTTGCACACGGATTTGCCGCTGCCTGCTGCGTCGCGGTCAAAGGTGTAAAGCGTCATGCCGCTGGCGCCAACGAGTACGCCATCCATGGCCTTTACGGGCGCTTCGGACATGGCAGCGCAGCCAGCCATGCCAGCCACGGCGACGAGTGCTGCAGCCATCGATACAAATTTCTTCATGGGTTTCTCCAGGGTGTGGTGGGTGCAGGCGGGCACCAATGCTTGCCTTGCACCTGCATAAACACAGAGGCATGGCGGTTTATTCCCGTAGGTACCTAATAAATTCTGCCAGTTGACGGTTGGGGCTGTGCTTACTTTGGTTCGGCGTGTCGCCCACGCACCCGCATTGACCCCAGGGGGCTTGCGCTTGCATCGAGATTTCTTCGGGAAGTTCACCCAAGCAGAGCGGAGGGGTCAGCCCTGCGAGCATGCCGACGCCCGTCGCGCCTTGCTCCGTCCAGTCGTTCTTGCACCAGGGCATGCTGGACGGCCTAAGAACACCTACGACTCTATTGCAGCGTTCTCGGCCGCAGACTTCACCGAGGACCTCAAGAGCTTCGACGTGCCCAGGTTGGTCATCCACGGCGATGGCGATCAGATCGTGCCGATTGAAGCATCAGGCCGCGCTTTAGCCACACGGGTCAAGATGTGAGTTGAGTACAAGGGCGTGGCATAGGTAAGCGCTTCAAACTCGCCATTGCAGCCGGGGGTAAGGACGGGCCTGCAAAGCCCTTCTCATCAGCGGCTGCGGCTCTTCATGGCGCGCTCCACCTCGCGTTTGCCTTCGCGGTCCTTGATGGTGTCGCGTTTGTCGTGCTCGGCCTTGCCTTTCGCCAAAGCGATTTCGCATTTCACGAAACCATTTTTCCAGTGCAGGTTCAAGGGCACCAGGGTGAAGCCTTTTTGCTCCACTTTGCCAATCAGGTGCTCAATGTCGGCCTTCCTGAGTAGCAGTTTTTTGGTGCGCGCAGCTTCGGGGCTGACATGGGTGGAGGCGGTCTTGAGCGCATTGATCTGGCAGCCGAGCAGGAATAGCTCGCCCTCGCGAATCAGCACATACCCATCGGTCAGCTGCACCTTGCCTTCGCGCAGCGCCTTGACCTCCCAGCCGTGCAGCACCATGCCCGCCTCGTAGCGTTCCTCGAAGAAATAGTTGTAGGCCGCTTTCTTGTTGTCGGCAATGCGGGCAGTAGGATCGGGTTTTTTGGCCATGGGGAATTAGATGCGGCGCAAACCGGGAGTTGAAAGGCCTCCCTACAATTGTCGTGGTCTGGCTCACGTGATTCTAATTTCCTCTGGCAGTCGAACTTCGTTGACCGCGTTGCGATGGCCAGAATCCCTGTCTGCATGAAAACCGTCCAAAAGTCCGTCCTGATCTGGTATAGCCCTGAAGAAATGTTTGCGCTGGTCACTGGCGTGGAGCAATACCCCCAGTTTTTACCGTGGTGTGATCGCTCTGCCGTGCTTGAGCGCACGGCCGACAGCATGACCGCCGAGGTGGGTATTGCCCTTGGAGGCATCCACCAAACGTTTGTGACCAAAAATACGCACGAAGTGGGGCGGCGGGTGCAGATGCATTTGGTCAAGGGGCCGTTTTCACGGCTCGATGGTGATTGGCATTTTTATCCGGTCGGTGACGGCACGCAGCGGGCGTGCAAGGTCGAGCTGCTTCTCAACTACGGGTTTGCCAGTGCCGCGCTGGCCGCGCTCGTGGGGCCGGTGTTTGACCGCATTGCCGGGAGCATGGTCGATGCTTTCGTGAAGCGGGCAGAGCAGGTCTATGGCTGATAGGGCCCGGGGCCTGGCCCCTTTGCAGGTGACGCAGGTGATGCAGGTGACGGTGGTTGTGTGTGTTGCCCCGCGAGAAACCCAGGAGCAGGTTTTGCAACTGCCCGTGGGCTCTACAGTAGGGGACGCCCTGGATGCGTTGGGTTCGTTAGCGGCTATTGGTGGCGATACGCTGCAGTCGAAGAATCCAAGGCACAGTGACGCAGTGCCGCCCTCGGTGCTTGTGGGTGTTTGGGGCCGCGTTGTCGATCGCAATGTATTGCTGGGGCATCTTGATCGACTGGAGATCTATCGGCCACTGACCGTAGACCCCAAGGTGGCTCGCCGGGAGCGGTTTGCCCGCCAGGGCGCCCGAACCACCGGCCTGTTTGCGAACCGCCGGGACGGAGGTAAATCGGGTTATTGATGGCCGAGTTGTTGGGGCGCGTTCTGCCAAGCCGTGCCGGACATCCTCGCGCAGTGGGTCGCAGCGGATCAGCGCACGCAGTCTGACGCGACGATCCCGTCAATCCGTTTGGCTTCCGCAGCGCGTGCCGGTCCATCCAGGAATATGCGTTCGCCTTGGGCATTTGCTTGGGTAATGGGCTTGCCCGCATCAAACGCGGCCTTCGCAGCCTTTGCACGGGTGCAGTTTTCAGCCTTGGCCTTGGCCACCTTTTCGTCTTCTGCCTTCTTTTTAGCGGCTTCGGCGGCCTCTGCCTGGGCCTTCTTTTCTTCCAGCTCCTTGTCTTTGCCAGTGCCGGGAGCGCTGGCGGCCGGTTTGGGTGCGGCGGCCGCGGTTGGTGCCGCGTCCGGGTCCACCGGCACGGCTACGCGCGAACTGTTGGCGGGGCGGTTTCCGCCAGGCTGTTTGAGAACGTTCTTGTCAGGGATTTCCTGTGGTGGCGGGCGGTCGCTGAAGACCTTGCGTCCGTCCTTGTCGATCCACTGCCATTGGGCGGCTGCGCCCATGGCCCAGGTGCAGGCCACAGCCAGCAGCAGAAGCTTGTGCATTTTCATGCGAACGAGTTTATCCGTCCGGCTCGTCACCCGCCAGCGTATGAGCGCCGGGGTTGCCTTTGGACAACGCGTCGCTGGGGTTTCATGTCAGTGGGAATGTCGGCCGCAGGGCGATATATGACAAATGACGAGCGGATCTGATTTTCATATGGACCGCCAACTGAATGCGTGTGCCCGCTGCTGACGGCGCGTGGCACGGGTACAATCCGTTTTTTGGAGCTTTCTCATGCGCCTTCTTGGAAAAGCGCTCACCTTCGACGATGTGTTGCTGGTGCCAGCGTACTCCCAGGTCCTGCCCAAGGACACGTCCCTCGCGACGAAACTCTCCCGCAATATCCAGCTGAATCTGCCGCTTGTGTCCGCCGCCATGGACACCGTGACCGAAGCGCGCCTGGCCATTGCTATCGCCCAAGAGGGCGGTATCGGAATCGTGCACAAAAATCTCACACCCCAGGAGCAGGCTGCCCACGTGGCCAAGGTCAAGCGGTATGAGTCTGGTGTCGTGCGCGATCCGGTCGTCATTACCCCCGAGCACACCGTGCTCCAAGTGCTGGACTTGTCGGAGCAACTGGGGATTTCGGGATTCCCTGTGTGCGATGGTGGCAAGGTGGTGGGCATCGTCACCAGCCGCGATCTGCGCTTTGAAACCCGCTACGACGTCAAGGTGCATCAGATCATGACGCCCCGTGAAAAACTCATCACGGTCAAAGAGGGCGCTACGGCCAGCGAGGCGAAGGCGCTTCTGAACAAATACAAGCTGGAGCGGTTGCTGGTCATCAATGATGACTTCGAGCTCAAGGGGTTGATCACCGTCAAGGACATCACCAAGCAGACCAGCTTTCCCAACGCCGCAAGAGACCCATCGGGTCGCCTGCGCGTGGGCGCTGCGGTAGGTGTGGGTGAGGGCACTGAAGAACGTGTCGAGGCCTTGGTCAGGGCTGGTGTGGATGCCATCGTAGTGGACACCGCCCATGGCCACAGCCGAGGGGTGATAGAGCGGGTGCGCTGGGTCAAGCAAAACTACCCGCAGGTCGATGTGATTGGCGGCAACATTGCCACGGGCGCAGCCGCGCTGGCGCTGGTCGAAGCCGGTGCTGACGCTGTCAAGGTCGGTATTGGACCGGGCTCCATCTGCACCACGCGCATCGTTGCCGGTGTGGGCGTGCCGCAGATCATGGCCATCGACAGTGTGGCCACGGCGCTGCGCGGCACGGGCGTGCCGCTGATTGCCGACGGTGGCGTGCGCTACAGCGGTGACATCGCCAAGGCTCTGGCCGCTGGTGCCAGCACCATCATGATGGGCGGCATGTTTGCAGGCACGGAAGAGGCGCCGGGCGAAGTGATCCTGTTCCAGGGCCGCAGCTACAAGAGCTACCGCGGCATGGGCTCTATCGGTGCGATGCAGCAAGGCAGTGCCGACCGATATTTTCAGGAGTCGACCACAGGCAATCCCAATGCCGACAAGTTGGTACCCGAAGGCATCGAAGGTCGCGTGCCCTACAAGGGATCCATGGTGTCCATCGTGTTCCAGATGGCGGGGGGCATTCGTGCTGCCATGGGTTATTGCGGCTGCGCCACGATCGAGGACATGAACAACAAGGCTGAATTCGTCGAGATCACCACTGCTGGTATCCGCGAAAGCCATGTTCACGACGTGCAAATCACCAAAGAAGCGCCCAACTACCGCGCGGACTGATTTTTCAGCAACTACAGGCCCGAACCCACTTTCCAAGTGTTCGGGCCTTTGTCTTTTCCTGTCGCCCATCATGCCACACCAGAAAATCCTCATCCTCGATTTCGGCTCGCAAGTCACCCAGCTCATCGCCCGTCGCGTGCGCGAGGCCAACGTGTACTGCGAAGTGCACCCCTGCGATGTGACCGACGAGTGGGTGCGGGACTATGCCAAGGACGGCTCACTCAAAGGCATCATCCTGTCCGGGAGCCATGCCAGCGTGTACGAGGACACCACCGACAAGGCGCCGCAATCGGTGTTCGAGCTCGGCCTGCCCGTGCTG
It contains:
- a CDS encoding RnfH family protein, whose product is MADRARGLAPLQVTQVMQVTVVVCVAPRETQEQVLQLPVGSTVGDALDALGSLAAIGGDTLQSKNPRHSDAVPPSVLVGVWGRVVDRNVLLGHLDRLEIYRPLTVDPKVARRERFARQGARTTGLFANRRDGGKSGY
- a CDS encoding DUF4124 domain-containing protein, which translates into the protein MKMHKLLLLAVACTWAMGAAAQWQWIDKDGRKVFSDRPPPQEIPDKNVLKQPGGNRPANSSRVAVPVDPDAAPTAAAAPKPAASAPGTGKDKELEEKKAQAEAAEAAKKKAEDEKVAKAKAENCTRAKAAKAAFDAGKPITQANAQGERIFLDGPARAAEAKRIDGIVASDCVR
- the guaB gene encoding IMP dehydrogenase, whose amino-acid sequence is MRLLGKALTFDDVLLVPAYSQVLPKDTSLATKLSRNIQLNLPLVSAAMDTVTEARLAIAIAQEGGIGIVHKNLTPQEQAAHVAKVKRYESGVVRDPVVITPEHTVLQVLDLSEQLGISGFPVCDGGKVVGIVTSRDLRFETRYDVKVHQIMTPREKLITVKEGATASEAKALLNKYKLERLLVINDDFELKGLITVKDITKQTSFPNAARDPSGRLRVGAAVGVGEGTEERVEALVRAGVDAIVVDTAHGHSRGVIERVRWVKQNYPQVDVIGGNIATGAAALALVEAGADAVKVGIGPGSICTTRIVAGVGVPQIMAIDSVATALRGTGVPLIADGGVRYSGDIAKALAAGASTIMMGGMFAGTEEAPGEVILFQGRSYKSYRGMGSIGAMQQGSADRYFQESTTGNPNADKLVPEGIEGRVPYKGSMVSIVFQMAGGIRAAMGYCGCATIEDMNNKAEFVEITTAGIRESHVHDVQITKEAPNYRAD
- the smpB gene encoding SsrA-binding protein SmpB, translating into MAKKPDPTARIADNKKAAYNYFFEERYEAGMVLHGWEVKALREGKVQLTDGYVLIREGELFLLGCQINALKTASTHVSPEAARTKKLLLRKADIEHLIGKVEQKGFTLVPLNLHWKNGFVKCEIALAKGKAEHDKRDTIKDREGKREVERAMKSRSR
- a CDS encoding type II toxin-antitoxin system RatA family toxin, which encodes MKTVQKSVLIWYSPEEMFALVTGVEQYPQFLPWCDRSAVLERTADSMTAEVGIALGGIHQTFVTKNTHEVGRRVQMHLVKGPFSRLDGDWHFYPVGDGTQRACKVELLLNYGFASAALAALVGPVFDRIAGSMVDAFVKRAEQVYG